The genomic region GATTACTCAGTTTCGGGTTTGGGTTTGGCTTTCAATTCTCTGCTTAACTTGAAGAAAGCACTGCTTGGAGCAAAGAAGCTGTTGAAGAATTGTAACTATGGAAGCAAGATATATTTGGTAATCATTTATAATGCCGATTGATTTGCCtactttatttgtattttttttcaattttttcatttggCTGATTCAAGATGTTGCATTTTTTctgtttgttaaaattaggcAATGGAAAGTGAGGCGGTGATGTGTAGATTTCATGCTGTTTATCACAAAATAAACCAGGCGCTTGATAACATCCCTTTTGATAAACTTGGAGTTTCAATTGAAGTGAAAGAACAAGTAATGTTTCATTTATGTGTatcttaatttcatctttctaaATAGATTGCTTGAACTCCCATTTTTTCACATTGttaaatcaatatatacaaTGAATCATTGCCTGGTTTGGTTTAGTTCTTAATCATTGTTTCAACCGATGGACAAGATAGATACTCTCGTTCCTCTATGCCGCACCGTATCGTGTTCACAATCGGGACAATACCAGATTACAGGCACGGCATTAAACAGCACAGGGAAATGAGTGTATCCAATTAGCCGCTTGTACTTGTGACACTTCTTATTACATTGGTTGAGTTTGTGAATTAGCCCTGGAAAAgacccatttttccttttagctTGTTCAATAAAGGGGTGGTTATGTTTTTTGATTGAATTCCTTCAGGTTGAGCTAATGCGAATGCAACTTAAAAGAGCAAAGAGGAGGACAGATACACAAGATATGGAGTTAGCAATGGATATGATAGTGATTTTCTCTAAAAAAGATGAAAGGAATGCAGACATTGCTATACTTGAAAGGCTGGCAAACAAGCTAGAATTGCATACCATTGCAGAGTTGAAAGCTGAAAAAACAGCTATAGCAAAACTGGTAAAGCAAAGAGGTGGATATAATGAAACCATGCACCAAATTGTAGATCTCCTGGGAAAGTTCAAGCAAATTGCAGGGATTGATGAAACCGTTTCACTTGATGGTCCTATTTCAACTAGAACTGCCCAAACATGTCAATCTCCTTTAGTACCTCATGAATTTGTCTGCCCAATTACGTTGGAAATCATGACAGATCCTGTTATTGTAGCAACTGGACAGGTAATCCTCACATTACTGCATTTATTAATGTTCCACTTTTTTCAAGCAAACTGAGAaaggttttttgtttttgtttttggttgaaGACTTATGAAAGAGACAGCATTCGGAAGTGGTTAAATTCCAACCATCGAACCTGTCCAAAGACTGGACAAACTTTAGAACACTTGTCTCTAGCACCAAACTTCGCACTCCGCAACCTTATTCTGCAATGGTGTGAGAAGAACAACCTTGAACTGCCCAAAAAGGATAATTATGCATCTTCAGTTAATTATTCTGCAGAAATCATGGAAGAAATCTCTTCATTGGTTCTAAACCTATCTTCTAGTCAGCCAAATGTGCGTAGAGATGCCATTGTGAAGATCCGTATGCTCTCGAAAGAGAATCCGGAGAACAGAATTTTCATTGCCAACGATGGAGGAATCCCACGTTTAGTTCAGCTATTATCTTATCCAGATTCCAACATTCAAGAACACACTGTCACTGCCCTCTTGAACTTATCAATTGATGAGACCAACAAAAGGCTTATAGCTAGAGAAGGAGCTATTCCTGCCATTATTGAGATACTGCAAAATGGAACTGATGAAGCTAGAGAGAACTCTGCAGCAGCCTTATTTAGCTTGTCAATGCTTGATGAGAACAAAGTTCTTGTAGGGAACTTCAATGGGATCCCACCATTAGTAGCTCTGTTGAAAAACGGGACAATGAGGGGTAAAAAGGATGCAGCCACTGCACTTTTTAACTTGTCTTTGAACCAAGCCAACAAGTCCAGAGCCATTAAAGCTGGCATTATACCACCATTACTTCACTTACTGGATGACAAAAATCTGGGTATGATTGATGAAGCACTCTCCATCTTGTTACTTCTTGCATCTCATCCCGAGGGCCGGAACGAAATCGGTCGATTGTCATTCATCGAAACTCTGGTAGAAATCATTAGAAACGGGACCCCCAAGAACAAGGAATGTGCGGTTTCAGTTCTGCTAGAGTTGGGGTTAAAAAATTCATCCCTTATTTTAGCTGCTCTCCAGTTTGGTGTTTATGAACCCCTAAGAGAAATCTCCATATCTGGAACAAACAGAGCTCAAAGAAAAGCTAATTCGTTATTACAACATATGAGTAAGTGTGAACATATTCCTTGAACTTCCTCAAATGGTTCCAATTGCTAATATATTTTCCCTTGTTTCAGTCTGTCATTGTAAAATTTGCAGCTTCACAACGTATTAGAGATTGTGATTTTTGTGTCAGTTAGTTGTTCAAACAacttgtttttggttttttttctaatattcttaaaatatttttttttctaaaggtAACTCtcttgaaaaattatttcttaatagTGACACAATGAAACTAGAAAAATACTTATGCTATAAAACATGGTTAATTTAGGGACAACAATTTGGATTGCGGATCGAATATTCACAAATATCCAATCCAAATAAGGGTTACAAAATGTTTATCATTTTGCTTCTAGCATGACCTTTTACAAGGGAAGGCTATAAATCtgtttaattcatgtttaatttataatCCCTCCCCAAcctttaaataagaggataTTGCGCTTTAACGCATTCAAACTCACTTTCTTCTACACTAGCAATAATTgttgaaacattttcaaatatttatagtgttccaactatgaatgaatgggtgtaattaattaaaagattatattatttaattttttgaaaaaaaaattataaccatctaaataatattatttgaatagttataatattaaatgaataattatgtgtttattttaaagacattattattcagaaagacacctattgatgaaagatgtctctatgaagagacatgaaaattcctataaattgGAATaggatttcatttggaaaacacaccaacaaattttaatattctttccatccttcattttctaatattattagattattctataaagtattacggcagaaatcctttgtagaaattgagtttttgttatacattgctcagtgcgtagtggactattctcgtcagtgcaaaacgcaaatagtcattggcttcattgtatcctcgaggttaatttgcttagaactcatttgcacaccgaagatAGGTAAGgtcgaatataaccttaaagatagtggcttgaaacacgccttggagccttgtcctatttttTTCTGTTTGAGTTTCgctcgtgtgttcgagattttcctcaccggagatttgaactaacaattttaaggttataacattcatgatgactaccacaacacatgaaagtggaacaataagggagttggcttccaattttgtcaaacttgatcggtttgatggtggcaattttcgacgatggcagaaaaagatgcacttcttattatcaactttgaagattgcttatgttttggatactccaagACCTGAAGAGAATGATAACGAATCTGTTGCTGTAACCcgagaaagacaaaaatgggacaatgttgattacatgtgcatgggccacatattgaatgatttatatgatgatttgttcgacacctaccaaaacgaggtcaccgctaaagaattatgggacaaattggagacaagatacatgactgaagatgttacaagtaagaaatttcttgttagtcgtttcaataattatcaaatggttgatggtcattctgttatggaacaattccgtgatattgaaaatatgttgaatcaattcaagcaatatgatatgaaaatggatgaaatgattgttgtatcctccataatagacaaacttcctccatcttgaaaagactttaaaaagaagtctaaaacataagaaagaggaaatatctcttgagactttggcaaatcatcttcgtattgaaAAAGAATATCGAAAACAAGATCAGaacctaaattctaaaaatgccaaagtgcatgttacggaggaagtacagactacaaaaccattcaagagaaagttcaaacagactgatagagcacctaagttcaaaaagaaacaaaagggctcatgctattgtcgaaaccatttttatttttgaaaaaaaaaaacaaaatttagttgtcgatgaaaatttagagtcgccaccaatcttttattaaggtgtgattggatcacctagaatgactttggtctacgagttttagaaaaacaggttcgtcagtcagttacgtacgaggaaggattagcaccctcgtaacgcccaaaatttggtaccaagttgattaaCTAGTGTCGTAATGTCGagaattaataaatacaatccttagttaaattaaattatttattaggactttctcattttaaaaaaagaaaatatcacacccaatgcgttagggcacaatattttattcctttcaagatgagttggtcctaaaaactcgtgtaataaaacttaagaaaacatttaattgtttaaaatttatgaagaaatcgcagcccaatacgttagggcacgatttcctaaaatcccaaacattcaatatttcctttattattttattttttttaaaaaatctttatctcgagaaatcaacgtgtcacatccaatacgttaggacacaacatattgaattcccgatgacaagttttattttgtttgatcaaAGAgtaattctcgattgttagatttaacgaagaaaatcggaacccaatacgttagggctcaactttcttgaaaatcctaaatacgagtattatctctattttgaaaagttctattttaaattcgagtaaaaagatgatgTGATTGAATGTATGCATAAATGTTACAATAACAAATACatcaatggcatagaaataatataaacaaataaataaacgaaattaatataaaaaaacaataatccaTGATATGCAAAGTAGGGTTGTGCATAATTCGGTTAACCCGATTTTTTTCGGTTAATCGACCGagttcggttaatcggtcggttaaccgaaaaaatttggtcGGGGgtcgattaatttttttttattttttcggttaacggttaaatcggttcgaaaccggtcggttaaccgaaaaaaatcGGGTAAACCGAATTTTGCAGGGTAGGGCCTAAAATAGGTCAAATTAAACCCGACCCAATTTTTTCTCAAGCTCAACACCGAACTTTTTGGGTAattttcgggtaattcgggtaattttcgggtaattcggttaatcgggtaattcgggtaattcgggtaatttttaaccaaaaataaaaaacacataattttcgattaattcagttaaccgaccttattaactgaaaaaattcggttcggttaattttttttaaaaaaattcggttcggttaacagttaaaaattttggaaggtcggttaattcggttatagcaATTTCGGGTCGGTTTACCAAATGAACACCCCTAatgca from Gossypium raimondii isolate GPD5lz chromosome 1, ASM2569854v1, whole genome shotgun sequence harbors:
- the LOC105785990 gene encoding U-box domain-containing protein 15, which translates into the protein MERQIVMDSSSSSELVREMMEVIETVGSYAGFRVTQRKECLNLVRRLKLLVPLLEEIKELDYSVSGLGLAFNSLLNLKKALLGAKKLLKNCNYGSKIYLAMESEAVMCRFHAVYHKINQALDNIPFDKLGVSIEVKEQVELMRMQLKRAKRRTDTQDMELAMDMIVIFSKKDERNADIAILERLANKLELHTIAELKAEKTAIAKLVKQRGGYNETMHQIVDLLGKFKQIAGIDETVSLDGPISTRTAQTCQSPLVPHEFVCPITLEIMTDPVIVATGQTYERDSIRKWLNSNHRTCPKTGQTLEHLSLAPNFALRNLILQWCEKNNLELPKKDNYASSVNYSAEIMEEISSLVLNLSSSQPNVRRDAIVKIRMLSKENPENRIFIANDGGIPRLVQLLSYPDSNIQEHTVTALLNLSIDETNKRLIAREGAIPAIIEILQNGTDEARENSAAALFSLSMLDENKVLVGNFNGIPPLVALLKNGTMRGKKDAATALFNLSLNQANKSRAIKAGIIPPLLHLLDDKNLGMIDEALSILLLLASHPEGRNEIGRLSFIETLVEIIRNGTPKNKECAVSVLLELGLKNSSLILAALQFGVYEPLREISISGTNRAQRKANSLLQHMSKCEHIP